One stretch of Hemibagrus wyckioides isolate EC202008001 linkage group LG01, SWU_Hwy_1.0, whole genome shotgun sequence DNA includes these proteins:
- the ptchd3a gene encoding patched domain-containing protein 3 has translation MPRCRTDCIEKPFSRLFEKLGHVVGSSPVWFIIIPLLLSLAFGGGLLFLAELEDNDIENQFTPINGSSKEARLFVMENFPHNDSMFSSQRLYAEGKYAITILSAQNGGDILTKSLFQEVLRINQKVTSLSVKSGQTEIGFQDLCTTTDGKCVSNSIIDITDNNADQIEKMNLTFPTYTFRNRPLFLGSELGGVKTSGNSVQSVQAVRLFYFLKNISGSNDWLKEFHKTLYAESNNKNVKISHFTSLSRQEEVQKHTTDGLPFFSITYVLAILFSIVSCMRLDNVRNRLWVAVIGVLSAGMAVISSFGLLLYAGVPFVITVANSPFLILGIGVDDMFIMLANWQQTNVKDSVAKRMAETYKEAAMSITITTLTNVLGFYIGLTSDFASVQIFCLYTSTAIIFCFLYNITFFGGFLALNGRREAGNRHWLTCLKIPFENPEGKSKAYALCCTGGDFDRQTGTEHEQPVNHFFKKFYGPFLTKTPTKVGVIILYLGYLAAGIYGCLLLKQGIEMKHLAADDSYVIEFYDDENKYFSNFGPNVMVVVTEKFPYWDKCRRSELDRCMEDFRKLSFVDSDLYTSWLDSYVKFAENAGQDVNNETVFKTNLPDFFKRAPDFEQDVNIVNGTIVASRVFVQTIDIINASMEITMFNDLKSTADYCRAAKLLVYHPMFIYLDQYTVIVSSTIQNVAVTAAVMLVISLVLIPNPLCSLWVTFSIGSVITGVSGFMALWKVNLDSISMIILVVCIGFTVDFSAHISYSFVSSKKETANERAIDALFCLGYPILQGALSTIIGVLVLAASKNHIFRTFFKIMFLVMVFGLLHGILFIPVFLTLFSCNSKQKKDKYNQEFLRQSMRTRQTHVYVTQNSNLWSGRSLDPDCP, from the exons ATGCCACGCTGTCGGACTGACTGCATCGAGAAGCCGTTCTCCAGGCTCTTCGAGAAGCTTGGGCATGTGGTGGGTTCTTCTCCTGTGTGGTTCATCATCATTCCTCTTCTTTTGTCCCTTGCGTTTGGAGGAGGCCTGCTTTTTCTTGCCGAGCTTGAGGATAATGACATCGAGAACCAGTTTACTCCCATCAACGGATCCTCGAAGGAAGCCAGGCTTTTTGTGATGGAGAACTTCCCACATAATGACTCCATGTTCTCAAGCCAAAGACTCTACGCCGAAGGGAAGTACGCTATAACCATCCTGTCGGCTCAAAATGGAGGCGACATTCTCACAAAGAGTCTATTCCAAGAAGTTCTTCGTATTAACCAAAAAGTGACCAGTCTTTCGGTCAAGTctggacagacagagataggGTTCCAGGATCTGTGCACCACCACGGATGGAAAGTGTGTCAGCAACAGCATCATAGACATCACAGACAATAACGCGGACCAAATCGAGAAGATGAATCTAACTTTTCCCACGTACACTTTCAGAAACAGACCTCTCTTTCTCGGATCTGAACTCGGTGGCGTGAAAACGTCTGGAAatagtgttcagagtgttcaaGCGGTCCGACTTTTCTATTTTCTAAAAAACATCTCCGGGTCTAACGACTGGCTGAAAGAATTCCATAAAACTCTTTATGCTGAATCCAACAACAAGAATGTCAAg ATATCTCACTTTACCTCACTGTCCAGACAAGAGGAGGTGCAGAAACACACTACAGACGGCCTCCCATTTTTCTCCATCACCTATGTCCTTGCCATCCTGTTTTCCATTGTATCGTGTATGCG ATTGGATAACGTGAGGAACAGGCTGTGGGTGGCGGTTATAGGGGTTCTGTCCGCCGGAATGGCCGTCATCAGCAGTTTTGGCTTGTTGCTGTATGCTGGAGTGCCGTTCGTCATAACTGTGGCTAACTCGCCTTTCTTAATTCTGG GCATCGGTGTTGACGATATGTTCATTATGCTGGCCAACTGGCAGCAGACCAACGTCAAAGACAGCGTTGCCAAGCGCATGGCCGAGACATATAAAGAAGCCGCCATGTCCATTACCATCACGACGCTCACCAACGTGCTGGGCTTCTACATCGGCCTCACGAGTGACTTCGCCTCTGTCCAGATCTTCTGCTTGTACACCAGCACGGCCATTATATTCTGCTTCCTGTACAACATCACCTTCTTTGGAGGCTTCCTGGCCCTCAACGGGAGGCGAGAAGCTGGGAACCGTCACTGGCTGACCTGCTTGAAGATCCCATTCGAGAACCCGGAGGGTAAATCCAAGGCGTACGCTCTCTGCTGTACAGGCGGAGACTTTGACCGGCAGACCGGCACTGAGCATGAACAGCCAGTTAATCATTTCTTCAAAAAGTTCTACGGCCCCTTTCTTACCAAGACGCCAACCAAGGTGGGTGTGATAATCCTGTATCTGGGGTATCTGGCTGCTGGGATTTACGGCTGCTTACTTTTGAAACAGGGGATCGAAATGAAGCATCTTGCAGCAGACGACTCGTATGTAATCGAGTTTTACGATGACGAGAACAAGTACTTTTCCAATTTCGGCCCGAacgtgatggtggtagtgacggAGAAGTTTCCGTACTGGGATAAATGCAGGAGATCTGAGCTAGACCGCTGCATGGAAGACTTCAGGAAGCTCAGTTTTGTCGACTCAGATCTGTATACCTCTTGGCTCGACTCTTACGTGAAGTTTGCTGAAAACGCAGGACAAGACGTAAACAACGAGACGGTTTTCAAAACCAATCTGCCAGACTTCTTCAAACGTGCCCCTGATTTCGAGCAAGATGTGAACATCGTAAACGGGACAATCGTGGCCTCTCGGGTTTTTGTCCAGACTATAGACATCATCAACGCGTCGATGGAGATAACGATGTTTAATGATCTCAAAAGCACAGCTGATTACTGTAGAGCGGCAAAACTCCTGGTGTACCATCCCATGTTCATCTACTTGGATCAATACACGGTGATAGTGAGCAGCACAATTCAGAACGTGGCTGTCACTGCAGCGGTCATGCTGGTCATCTCACTTGTCTTGATCCCCAATCCCCTGTGCTCTCTCTGGGTCACATTCTCCATCGGTTCGGTCATCACCGGGGTCTCAGGTTTCATGGCGTTATGGAAAGTCAATCTAGACTCCATTTCCATGATAATTCTGGTCGTGTGTATTGGTTTCACTGTAGACTTTTCGGCCCATATTTCCTACTCCTTCGTCTCGAGTAAGAAGGAAACGGCAAACGAGCGAGCTATCGATGCCTTGTTCTGTTTGGGGTATCCCATACTGCAAGGCGCTTTGTCCACCATAATCGGCGTCTTGGTGTTAGCTGCTTCCAAGAACCACATCTTTCGAACCTTCTTTAAAATCATGTTTCTTGTCATGGTGTTCGGGTTGCTGCACGGCATCTTGTTCATCCCGGTCTTCCTCACGTTGTTCTCCTGCAACTCCAAACAAAAGAAGGACAAATACAACCAGGAATTCTTGCGACAGAGTATGAGGACAAGACAGACTCATGTATATGTCACTCAAAATTCAAACCTATGGTCAGGAAGATCGCTGGACCCTGACTGTCCGTGA